From the genome of uncultured Bacteroides sp.:
TGTTGCATACAGCTTTGTAAGCACATCTTTCTCCAGTGAACCATCTTTTGAATCAACACCAACGTAAGTTACAGTTCCTTTACCCAGATGACGCATGGTTACAGCAGGTTTGCCCTCATAGAATTCGCCGGTATAATTAGCCCATACTTCTGTACCTTTATCAGGAATCAACATCTCTCCCCAAGTGTTCCAAGGATAGCTTTTTCCGTCCATCGCAACAGTTCCCGGGTCCTGAGGTAAAAGTAGGTCGTAAAAATCCATTTTATTGCCGGCTAAATTATCGATTTTAGAACGGAATGCTGCTTCAAACAATCTTCCACTACGATCTTTATGTCCGGTACGGCAAGTAAGTATCAGGTTACCACCATTCTTCACATATTCAGTCCAACGGGCAATCAAAGCATCATCAACCAACTGATAAGCAGGGGCTATCATCACAGGATATGCACTGAAATCCTTATCTTCTGTGATAAAATCAACAGGTGCACCAAAAGCTTTCAACTGGCGATAGTATTTCTCTACATGAGCCATCGTATTCCATGTCTGGTTCTGTTTCTGGCGTTCCATGCTCCATGAATTATCATAATTGTAAAGAATAGCAGTCTTACGTGCGGTATACTCTTTTGGCTTATTTTCTCGTGGAGAAGACTCTTTGCGCAATAGCTTTACTTCCTGCATAAACTGCTGATATTCTTTTCCACCGGGAGTTACAGTTACTCCATCAGTTCCAACTATTCCGTAGTGATATTGCTCTGTTCCATACAAAGGTTGGCGATAACGGTAAGTGCAAACAAAATCACTACCTCCTGCAAATACACTCCATAACCAAAGTCGGACTGCTCCCGGAAGTGGCTGAGGATTAATTCCTCCCCAGTTTACTTGGCCAGGCTGAAGTTCCATTACACCGTATGTTCCGTTTACCGGACGGAAAAAATCATTTGCATAAGCTATACGTAGAGGATTTCCCACACGGTATCCTCTTCTGCCTATGCCTTCATTGTCTCCATAAACCATGTAGCGGGTGTAAGATACAAAATCTAAATCCTTACTTCCTCCAATATGTCCCTCTTCGTAATTTGGAATATAATTGGTAGTTACCCACTGATTTTTTACGTATTTCTTAATCAGCAAACATTGTTCATTCAGGAATGAGTTTGTCTGTTCTGCAGCAAAACGGCGATAATCAAGAATCTGATGATGATTCATAAACATCTGACGCATTTTAGGAAGCGTAATTTCATCAAATGAACTATATTGTTCACTCCAGAACGCTGTTCCCCAGGCATCATTCAATACTTTGATATCATTATTATACTTCTTACGCAGGAAATCACGGTATTGCAGTTCGGCTTTTGGATTAAAGTCGAACTGAACAGCTGGTTCATTATCCAACTGCCAACCTACAATGCGCGAATCGTTACCATAATGCTGAGCCAGTTTCTCTATCATTTTGAAAGAAAGTTCTCTGTAAAGCGGAGATGTAAAAGATGCATGTTGACGAGAACCATGATCTAGAACTGTACCATCTTCCTGTTTGAGAAGAATTTCCGGATATTTTCTACTGAGCCATACCGGAGGAGTTGCTGTTGAAGTACACATTACAACTTTCAGCTTATACTTGGCAGCCAAAGCAACAGCTCTGTCGAGCCATGCAAAATCGTATTTTCCTTCTTCAGGTTCCAGTTGCGCCCAGGCAAATTCGGCAAAGTGAGTAAACTCAAAGCCCAGATCGTGCATTTGCTTAAAATCTCTCTCCCACTGACTTTCGTTCCAATGTTCGGGATAATAATAAACTCCTGTCTGAATCAGATCTTTGTCTGAAAACCATGCCTTTTTATTCTGCGAAAACGAGAAAAGAATGCTCGCACACAAACAGAATGAGAGTAAACAAAATCTTTTCATAGTATTAGTATTTAAATCAATTTTCTTTCAAAAGTTTTTTCAAAACCGATTTCTTAACCGGGAATGCTGTTCCATGACGGGTTCCTTTAGGAAAAGAGACTTCATCCGATACATCTTCCCAGTGAATACGGTCTTTTGTACGTACCGCACCATATTTATGATTGCGATATTTATCAAAGTAAACATATAGATAATCACCTACCAATAGTGGAGAAGGTCCTTCTGCCCAATAATCACCAGTGATTGGTGCCGATACTTCTACAGGAAATCCCTCCTGAATATTTTTAGTTTTAGTTATGCGCAGGTTCTTTTCAGGAGGATTGGAATTTTCGTTCTTCACAACCATTATCAGCTCTTTATTCTTATCCTTTACAATAGCAGCATCAATCACACTAAAATCAGGGTCAAAGAACATCTTTGTTTCCGAAAATGTTTCAAAATCTTTGGTTGTAACATAGTAAATGCGGTGATTCAATCCTTTTTCGCTTGCACTAGTCTGCACTTCTTTATGCCTGCCCGGAATTGTAGTAGCCCAGAAAATATAATAAGTCTTTGAAGGTTCATCATAAAATAGTTCCGGAGCCCAACAATTGTGAGCATTAGGTTCATGCATCATTACCGGGATAGCTTTTTGTTCCGACCAGTGTATCAAATCTTTTGAAGAAGCATAACCAATAATACGATCTGTCCAACTGGAAGTCCACACCATGTGAAAGGTTCCATCTGGTGCCTGACAAATGCTTGGATCTCTCATTAATTTATCTTTGCCAACTGTAGCCGATAAAAATGACTTTCCATTTTTCAGAGCGTTCCATGTTAATCCGTCATAACTATAAGCCAGATGAAGCCCATCTTCACTATTGCCTGTGAAGTATGAAAATAGATATGTTTTCCCCCTCGCATGAAGAAATGTTACGGCAAATAAAAACAGAAAAGAAAAAGCGAATAATTTTTTCATAAAACAATAAAATTAGACGTAAGAATTAATAAGTGTACAAATATACACTTATTAAAATGAAAGGAAAAAGGAGATATATGAGAATATCATAGAAAGTAGGGTAAAACAGATGTAAAATTGTACAAATGGCTTTAAATCGAAGCATAATTATACGAAATTCTATGTTTATGTACTACTTTCTATTTATACAAATTTAGAATGCCAGTATCTTAGCAACATGTAAACTATACAATTAAATTATGAAAAAAATAATTTCATCTATCATCTTATCTTTAATATTCACTCATGTAATTTTTGCTCAGAATAGCATTGATCTTTCAGGAAAATGGAATTTCCAGATAGACAGAAAAGATGCGGGTGTTGTTGAACAGTGGTTCAAAAAACGACTGAATGAAGAAATTAACTTACCAGGTTCAATGCCTGATAAATTAAAGGGAGATGATGTAACTGTACGAACCAAATGGACAGGCAGTCTTTACGACAGTTCTTACTATTATAATCCATACATGGAAAAATACAGAGTAGATGGAAAAGTTAAACTACCTTTTTTCCTTACTCCGGATAAACATTATATAGGTGTGGCATGGTATCAGAAAGAAGTTACTATTCCCTCTTCCTGGAAAGGAAAACGAGTAGTTCTTTTTCTTGAACGTCCTCACATAGAAACAACCGTTTGGGTTAATGATAAGCAAGTGGGTATGCAAAACAGTCTTTGTGTGCCTCACGAATACGATCTTACCAGCTATATCCGTCCGGGAAAATGTAAAATATCTATTCGGGTAGACAATCGTTTGAAAGAAATTAATGTTGGACCGGATTCACACAGCGTAACCGACCAAACTCAAGGTAACTGGAATGGTATTGTTGGCAAAATGAATCTCACAGCAGGCTCAACCATTCATTTTGATGATATTCAAGTATATCCTGATGTAGCAAATAAAAAAGCATTGGTAAAGATTCAGATAAAATCAGATAAGCTAAAGAATGTATCAGCTAAAGTAACGCTATCTGCCCAAAGCTTTAATACAGAAAAGAACCATACTCTCCTACCCATATCAAAAGATATTGTGATTAAAAACAATACTCTTTCTATAGAAATGGAACTTCCAATGGGTGACAACATGCTTACCTGGGATGAATTTGATCCTGCTTTATACAAACTGAAAGCAAAAATTGAATGCGGTAAAAACAGTGATGAAAAGGAAGTTCAGTTTGGTATGCGTGATTTTACAATCAAAGGAAAATATTTCTATGTAAACGGCAACAAAACAATGCTTCGCGGAACTGTTGAAAACTGTGATTTTCCTTTAACCGGATATGCTCCTATGCAAGTTGAAGACTGGGAAAGAGTTTTTCGTATTTGCAAGAATTATGGATTAAACCACATGCGTTTTCACTCTTTTTGTCCTCCAAAAGCTGCATTTGAAGCTGCCGACTTAGTTGGATTCTACATTCAACCGGAAGGACCAAGCTGGCCTAACCATGGTCCGAAACTTGGAATGGGACAACCAATTGATAATTATTTGATGGATGAAACAATTCGCATAGCTAAGGAATATGGCAATTATGCATCATTCTGTATGCTAGCTTGTGGCAATGAACCTGCCGGACGCTGGGTTGCCTGGGTAAGCAAATTTGTTGATTACTGGAAAGAAAAAGATCCACGAAGAGTATACACGGGAGCTTCTGTTGGTGGCAGCTGGCAATGGCAGCCAAAGAATCAATACCATGTAAAAGCAGGTGCACGTGGACTGGACTGGGCTAGCTCAATGCCGGAATCAATGTCCGACTATCGTGCAAAGATTGACACAGTTTCTCAACCTTATGTATCTCATGAAACCGGACAATGGTGTGCTTTCCCAGATTTTAATGAAATAAAGAAATACACCGGAGTAAATAAAGCTAAGAACTTTGAAATATTCAAAGATTTGCTGGAAGATGGAAAAATGGGAGATCTGGGACATGAGTTTATGATGGCATCGGGAAAACTACAGGCTTTATGCTACAAAAACGAAATAGAAAAGACTCTTCGCACTCCCAACTATGCCGGATTCCAATTATTAGCTTTGAACGATTATTCGGGTCAGGGAACAGCATTAGTTGGTTTATTGAATGTATTCTTTGAAGAAAAAGGCTATATCAATGCTCCGGAATTCCGTCGTTTCTGCAGTCCTACTGTACCTTTGGCAAGAATTGAAAAGTTTGTATACAAGAATAACGAAACTTTCCAGGCAAATATAGAAGTGGCTCATTTTGGAAAGACAGCAATAAAGAATGCAAATACAACTTATAAGATTACAGATGAATGGGGAAAAGTACTTGCAAAAGGTACTCTCATCATCAAAGATATTCCGGTAGGTAACTGCTTCAGTCTAGGTTTAGTGAAGTTTCCTCTAGGATCTATTGAAAAAGCTCAGAAACTAAATCTGGAAGTAGCTATTGAAGGAACCGAAGCAGTGAACGACTGGAATTTCTGGGTATATCCTGAAACCGTTACTCTTGAGAAAGGATCGGTTTATGTAACTGATTCTGTTGATGCAAAAGCTACTGAAATATTGAAAAACGGTGGAAATGTATTGCTTACAGCTGCCAGAAAAATATCATACGGTAAAGATGTACAGCAATATTTCACTCCTGTATTCTGGAACACATCATGGTTTAAAATGCGTCCTCCTCATACAACAGGTATCTTCGTGAACAATTATCATCCTCTTTTCAAAAACTTCCCTACCGATTATTATAGTAATCTACAATGGTGGGAACTTCTTAACAGAGCACAGGTTATTCAGTTCACTGATTTCCCTGCAGATTTCCAACCATTGGTACAAAGCATAGACACTTGGTTTATAAGCCGCAAAATTGGTATGCTTTTCGAAGCCAAAGTTTTGAACGGAAAGCTTATGATGACAAGCATGGATATTACTTCCAATCTGGACAAAAGAATTGTTGCCCGTCAGATGAACAAAGCTATTCTGGATTATATGAATTCCGACAACTTCCGTCCACAAACTGAAGTTTCACTTGAAACCATTAAAGATCTGTACAAAAAAACAGCAAAGAAGGTAGATACATATACCAAGGATTCACCGGATGAACTAAAACCGAAAAAAGGAGATAAAGGATTATAATTATAATAGATTAAAAAAAATAACATGAAACTTAAGTTACTAGCTACCACTTTGCTAATAAGCACTTTTTGTGCAGCACAAAAGGTAGAATATAAGTTTGACTTTACACAAGGAAAAGCCCTAAAGGGGTATACCGCAATCACTTCTCAGGATAGATTTTCTGCTGAAAAAGGTTATGGATATGATTTGCAGTCCTCTTCTGCAGGAGAAAATAAACCGTTCTATTTTTCGGTTCAAGTTCCTGATGGAAATTATAAAGTAACCGTTAAAATAGGTTCTGCAAATAAAGCCGGAGTAACAACCGTAAGAGGTGAATCGCGTCGTCTTTTCATTGAGAATCTTCTCACTAAAAAAGGCGAAATTATTGAGGAAACTTTTATTATCAATAAGCGCAATACTAAAATCAGCGAACACGAGTTTGTAAAGATTAAAGCACGGGAGAAGAAGAAACTTAACTGGGATGATAAACTAACTTTGGAATTTAATGGTGACGCACCTCTTCTTGAGACACTCACTATTGAAAAAGTAAATAACGTTCCAACTATATTCCTTTGTGGGAACTCTACTGTAGTAGATCAGGACAATGAACCTTGGGCTAGCTGGGGACAAATGATTCCACGGTTCTTTGACAAACATGTATGCTTTGCCAATTATGCAGAATCAGGCGAATCTGCCAACACATTTATCTCTGCTGGAAGATTAGCTAAAGCTCTTACACAAATGAAAGCCGGTGACTATATATTTATGGAATTTGGTCACAACGATCAGAAGCAGAAAGGCCCGGGAAAAGGTCCATACCTTTCATTCACATCAAGTCTTCGTACATTTATACAGGAAGCAAAAGCAAGAGGCGCACATCCTGTTCTGGTTACTCCTACCCAACGAAGAAGCTTTAATGAAGAAGGTAAAATTATGGATACTCACGGAGAATATCCAAATGCAATGAAGAAATTATCTATTGAAGAAAATATACCATTAATTGATCTCAACGCCGCAACACGAACACTTTATGAAACATGGGGAATAGAACCATCTAAAAATGCATTTGTACATTATCCGGCAAACACTTACCCAGGACAAACACAACCTTTAGCAGACAACACACACTTTAATCCTTACGGAGCATACGAAATATCCAAATGCATTATCGAAGGAATGAAAACAAACAAACTGGATATCGTAAAATATCTAAGAAAAGATTACAAGCCATTCAATCCAAAACAGCCGGATAGTCTTGCTTCTTTTCACTGGAACCAAAGTCCTTTTACTGAAGTTGAGAAACCAGACGGAAACTAAAATATAACAACGAAATAAAATATGAAAAAAAGTTTACTTATATATCTGTTCACAATTTTAACAACCGGATGTGTAGCTCAAAATAAAACAATTCCTTCAATTAACTGGACTGGGGAAAAAGTGAAACATAATCTTTCCTGGGCTTCTGATGTAGGAGCAAAAACATTCCCGGCAGGTAAAACTTTTAATGTTAAAGATTACCAGGCTATAAACGATGGAAAGACTATGTGCACCAAGCAAATACAAGATGCCATTGATGCCTGCAGTCTGGCTGGCGGAGGAACTGTAACCTTTGAACCGGGGAATTATCTGACGGGGGCACTATTTATAAAAAAAGGAGTTAATTTTTGCATCGGAAAAGGGGTTACTTTACTCGCTAGTACTAACATTAATGATTATCCTGAATTCAAGACACGCGTTGCCGGCATAGAAATGGTATGGCCATCGGCTGTTATTAATGTAACCGACCAAAAAAACGCTGCTATTTCAGGGGAAGGCACGCTGGATTGTCAAGGAAAGGTGTTCTGGGATAAATATTGGGAGATGCGCAAGGAATACGAAAAAGAAGGACTCCGCTGGATTGTAGATTACGACTGCAAACGAGTAAGAGGTATCTTGATTTCAAATAGTTCGGATATCACTCTGCAAGGTATTCATATAATGAGAACCGGATTCTGGGCTGTTCAGGTATTGTATTCTTCATACTGCACCATCAATGGTGTAAATGTAAACAATAACATTGGTGGTCACGGACCAAGTACCGATGGCCTTGATATTGATTCTTCGAAAAGGATTCTGATTGAGAATTGTGATATTGACTGTAATGATGATAATATTTGTCTCAAATCGGGAAGAGATGCTGATGGGCTACGCGTAAATCGTCCTACTGAATATATAGTAGTTCGTAACTGTACTACCCGAAAAGGGGCCGGATTAATAACCTGTGGTAGCGAAACGTCAGGTTCTATAAGAAATATTCTGGCTTATAACATGAAAGCATGCGGAACTTCATCAGCTCTTCGTATTAAATCGGCAATGAACAGAGGAGGTACTGTAGAGAATATTTATATGACAGATGTTAAAGCAGATAGTGTAGGCAGTGTCTTAGCAGTCGATTTAAACTGGAATCCGAGCTACAGCTATTCTACCTTGCCTGAGAAATATGTAGGAAAAGAGATTCCCGAGCATTGGAAAACAATGCTTACTCAAGTAATTCCTGCTGAAAAAGGTTATCCACATTTCAAAAATGTCTATTTTTGGAATGTAAAAGCTAAGAGCTCAAAACAATTTATTACAGCAATTGGCTGGAATAAAAAGTTAAGGCTAGAAAACTTTTACCTTAACAACATCAAAGCTGATGTTGGCAATGCTGGAAAAATAACTTTTACTAATAATTTCAATCTGCGTAATATACGTTTAAAAGTTGCAGATAAAAGTAAAATAGAACTTAAAGAGAATATAAATCTTAAGAGTAATATTCAATATGAGTAAATTAAGAAAAGTATTTTTTGTATTGCTTACTCTCTTTGCCGGCATTCACGCTTATGCCGGTGGAGAGAGTAAGTTTTCTTATGTACTGAGCGGTACACAAACAGCACCTCGGATACTGGCATGTAAAACTCCTGAATTTTCTTTTCATTTTCCACAAATGGCGGGAAACTTCAAACTTGGACTTATTGCTGGCCAGAAAAGTCTTTGGAGTAACGAACTAAAAAGTGTGAAGCTCAAAAAAGAGGAAAACAAGCTGATTTACACTTTGGAAGATAATCTGTTGAAAGATGGAAAAGTTATTGTCCGTGTTGCCAAACTAACAGATAGCGACGGATTCGTTATGGAAGTTGAAGGACTAAACTTACCAGATGGTATCGATTTGTTCTGGAGTTTTGGAGGTTGTTATGCAAAAGTGCTTCCCAATAAAGCAGACAGTGATCTTAAACCTGAATATTGTAAAGACAATGTATTCAGTGTAGAAGGTAGCGCATTTACTGTTTATTACGATGAAAGTTTGAACCTAAAAGTTGTTCAGGCTGTTGTTCCTGAAAACTCTGATATCAGACTATCTGATGCACATAAGCAGACTTCCCCACTTGTATTTCATGAATCAGGTAAAAAAACAGATGCTCCTGCCCTAACTGGCACCAGCAAACTGATAAACGGTAAACTCTATTTCTGTTTTTATCTTCAGAATGCAAAGGCCGATTACAACAGCTTTATGATACCCGAACTATTTAAAAAAGAATTTAAGCTATGAAACAGATTAAAATATATTTCCTGTTCGCACTCTTTATGATAACAGGATCCTTCCAGCTTCAAGCTAAGATTTACAATGTAAAAGATTTCGGTGCTAAAGGAGACGGAAAAACAATTGATTCTCCTTCCATCAACCAAGCTATAGAGAATGCTTCTAATGAAGGAGGAGGAACGGTATATATACCTTCGGGCGAATATGCCTGCTATTCCATCCGTTTAAAAAGTCATATCACTATCTTTCTGGAATCAGGAGCTCGTATCGTTGCAGCTTTCCCAACTAAAGATCAGGGATATGATGTTGCTGAACCAAATGAATTCAACAAATATCAGGATTTCGGCCACAGCCATTGGAAAAATTCTCTTATGTGGGGCATCGGACTGGAAGACATCACTATTTGCGGTTCAGGACTTATTTACGGTAAAGGGTTGTCTCGTGAAGAAAGCCGCCTGCCCGGAGCCGGGAATAAAGCCATCAGTCTGAAAAACTGCAGGAATGTAATTATCAAAGATATTTCCATGTTGCATTGCGGACACTTCGCCTTGCTTGCTACCGGTGTGGATAATCTTAGTGTACTAAACCTGAAAGTAGATACCAACCGAGACGGATTCGATATTGATTGTTGCAAAAACGTACGTATCACAGATTGCACAGTAAATTCCCCATGGGATGATGCAATTGTACTGAAAGCTTCTTACGCATTAGGATACTTCAGAGATACAGAAAACGTAACCATTACCGGTTGTCTGGTTTCCGGCTTTGATCAGGGAACAGCAATGAACGCTACCTACGAAAGATTTGAGCCACAAGCTCCCGATCATGCTTATGTTTGTGGAAGAATAAAGCTTGGAACAGAATCAAGCGGCGGATTTAAGAACATTGCAATAGCCAACTGCGTTTTCGACCGTTGCAGAGGTTTGGCTATAGAAACTGTTGATGGTGGTCATCTTGAAGATATTGTTGTTAGTAATATCACTATGCGGGATATTGTCAATTCTCCAATATTTCTTCGTCTTGGCGGACGAATGAGAAGTCCTGAAGGAACACCAAAAGGAAGTATGAAAAGAGTGCGAATCAGCAATATAAATGTATATAATGCAGATTCTCAGTATTCATCAATCATAAGTGGAATACCTGGAAGCATTATTGAAGATGTAACGCTGAGTGACATACATATCTACCATAAGGGTGGATATACAGCAGAAGATGGAAAGATTGTTCCTCCCGAACAGATAAAGGTTTATCCGGATCCGTTAATGTTTGGAACAATACCAGCCAAGGGATTCTACATCCGTCATGCAAAGAATGTAACATTCAACAATATTGATTTCCACTACGAAAAACCAGACGGACGACCATTATTTGTGACCGATGATGCAGAGATGATAGAATACAATAGAATTACTGTTGATGGGGTAAAATACTAATCACAAGTCTACTTTTCCTTAAAACAGGATTGAATAATCCGGTTAAATAAATTAAGTTGTTTATTTAACCGGATTATCTTTTTATTCACTACTTTTGTACTATCAATTCAGATTAATAAAGGAAAAAATGAACTACGGATTTGTAAAAGTGGCCGCAGCAGTGCCACCGGTAAAAGTAGCCGATTGCCAGTATAATGCTGAACAAATTGAGAAAATGATAAATGAAGCCGAAGAAAAAGGTGTTCAGATTATTGCTTTCCCAGAACTATGTATCACCGGATATACGTGTGCCGACCTGTTTGCACAGCAACTTCTGCTGGAAAAAGCAGAAATGGGATTGGTACAAGTAATGAATAATACTCGTCAACTTGATATTATTTGTATAGTAGGAATGCCGGTAATAACCAATACAATCCTTATAAATGCTGCAGTTGTATTTCAAGGAGGAAAGATTCTTGGTGTGGTTCCAAAAACTTACTTACCCAATTATAAAGAATTCTACGAGCAACGCTGGTTCACTTCGGCCAGAGATGTGATTGACAAAACAGTGCGTCTCTGTGGTCAGTTGGTACCTGTTAGTTCAAACTTACTTTTCGATACTCCCGATTGTTGTTTTGGTGTAGAGATATGTGAAGACCTGTGGTCTGTAATTCCTCCCAGTTCCAAACTGGCATTAAAGGGTGCAGAGATTCTTATTAATCTTTCTGCCGATAATGAAGGTATTGCCAAACATAATTACGTTCGGTCACTAATCAGTCAGCAGTCTGCACGCTGCATTGCCGCATATATATTCTCTTCCTGCGGATTCGGAGAATCAACTACTGATGTGGTGTTTGCCGGCAACGGATTAATATATGAAAACGGGGCTCTGCTTGCAGAATCCAAACGATTCAGTCTGGAAGAACAAATGGTTATTTCAGAAATAGATGTGGAACGTTTACGCACAGAAAGACGTATTAACACAACCTTCTCAGCAAATAGTGGTGATTATAAGGATGCAGAAGCAATTCACGTTACTACCGAACTAACAAATAGCAGACCTTTAAGTCTTAGCAGGAAAATAGATGCTCTTCCATTTGTACCAACAGGCAGAACTCTGAATGAAAGATGCGAAGAAATCTTTGAGATACAGGTTTCCGGTCTGGCTAAACGTATTGTTCACACACATTCAAAAACAGCAGTTTTAGGTATTTCCGGAGGATTGGATTCCACGCTAGCATTACTTGTATGCGTAAAGACTTTCGATAAACTGGGACTTTCATGTAAAGGTATCTTAGGAATTACCATGCCTGGATTCGGAACAACCGACCGTACTTATAACAATGCTATCAACCTGATGAAAGAATTAGGAGTTAGTATTCGTGAAATAGATATAAAGGCTGCGTGTATTCAACATTTCAAAGACATTGATCATGATATAAACGTGCACGATGTTACTTATGAAAACTCACAGGCTAGAGAACGTACACAAATCCTTATGGATGTAGCAAACCAAACAGGCGGTATGGTTATTGGTACCGGCGATCTTTCGGAACTTGCTTTGGGATGGGCCACCTATAACGGAGATCACATGTCAATGTATGGCGTTAATGTTAGCATACCCAAAACGCTGGTTAAACATTTGGTTGACTGGGTAAGCCAAAATGAAGTTGAAGAAGATGCTGCTATAATCCTGACAGATATTGTAGCTACTCCTATTAGCCCGGAACTTATACCTGCAGACGAGGATGGAAATATTCTGCAAAAAACAGAAGATTTAGTAGGCCCATACGAGCTTCACGACTTCTTTCTTTATTACACAATGCGTTTTGGTTTCCGTCCGGCTAAAATATACTATCTGGCAAACATTGCATTTGCAGGATCATATGATAGAGAAACCATCAAGAAATGGCTACACACCTTCTTCCGCCGTTTCTTTAACCAACAGTTCAAACGTTCGTGCTTACCCGATGGCCCTAAAGTAGGAAGTATCTCTATAAGTCCGCGTGGTGACTGGCGCATGCCAAGTGACGCAAGTTCGGCTTTATGGCTCAAAGAAATCGAAGAATTGTAATCTGACATTACCTTTGTAAAAATTATCCCAGTGCTCTTAGCTGGGTTAAATATTAGTTCGGGAATTGTGAGTTTTATATTCACAATTCCCGAACTTTTTATATTTTACTATTTTTTGCAATCGTTCTATCTTCTATTTTTCAGGTATAAAAAAATATTCTTGTATTTATCATTTATAATAGTTAATATTGCGAATAATTGACCTAAGAATAACAAATCAAATGCATATATACAATTCAGAAAGTGATATCTGGAAATCTTTTTTATCTGGAAACGAGAAAGCATTTTCTACTCTGTACTATATGTATGCGGATGTTCTATTTTCATACGGCTATAAAATAGTAAATGACAGGGAAATTGTAAAAGATGCTATTCAGGAGTTATTTATAAAGCTATACAATAACAGAGAGAATCTTAGCGAAACGGAGCATGTTAAGTTCTATCTCTTCAAGGCTTTGAGAAACAGGCTAATTTCAAAATTAGAATCTCGAACACTTATTTCTTTAGATGCCGATAATGATGATTTACTTTTCGAAATAGAAATAGCTTCAACAGAAGAAGATGATGATCCTGAAGAGATCTTTTCGGAAGATCAGAAAAAAGAGCTTTCCCGGGCCATGAAGACCTTGACCTCACGACAACGGGAAGCTATTTATCTTAGGTATATCCGGGAAATATCTATTGAAGACATCGCTGCTATGTTAAATATGAATTATCAATCAGCACGTAATCTAATTCATCGCTCTAT
Proteins encoded in this window:
- a CDS encoding rhamnogalacturonan acetylesterase; amino-acid sequence: MKLKLLATTLLISTFCAAQKVEYKFDFTQGKALKGYTAITSQDRFSAEKGYGYDLQSSSAGENKPFYFSVQVPDGNYKVTVKIGSANKAGVTTVRGESRRLFIENLLTKKGEIIEETFIINKRNTKISEHEFVKIKAREKKKLNWDDKLTLEFNGDAPLLETLTIEKVNNVPTIFLCGNSTVVDQDNEPWASWGQMIPRFFDKHVCFANYAESGESANTFISAGRLAKALTQMKAGDYIFMEFGHNDQKQKGPGKGPYLSFTSSLRTFIQEAKARGAHPVLVTPTQRRSFNEEGKIMDTHGEYPNAMKKLSIEENIPLIDLNAATRTLYETWGIEPSKNAFVHYPANTYPGQTQPLADNTHFNPYGAYEISKCIIEGMKTNKLDIVKYLRKDYKPFNPKQPDSLASFHWNQSPFTEVEKPDGN
- a CDS encoding sugar-binding domain-containing protein gives rise to the protein MKKIISSIILSLIFTHVIFAQNSIDLSGKWNFQIDRKDAGVVEQWFKKRLNEEINLPGSMPDKLKGDDVTVRTKWTGSLYDSSYYYNPYMEKYRVDGKVKLPFFLTPDKHYIGVAWYQKEVTIPSSWKGKRVVLFLERPHIETTVWVNDKQVGMQNSLCVPHEYDLTSYIRPGKCKISIRVDNRLKEINVGPDSHSVTDQTQGNWNGIVGKMNLTAGSTIHFDDIQVYPDVANKKALVKIQIKSDKLKNVSAKVTLSAQSFNTEKNHTLLPISKDIVIKNNTLSIEMELPMGDNMLTWDEFDPALYKLKAKIECGKNSDEKEVQFGMRDFTIKGKYFYVNGNKTMLRGTVENCDFPLTGYAPMQVEDWERVFRICKNYGLNHMRFHSFCPPKAAFEAADLVGFYIQPEGPSWPNHGPKLGMGQPIDNYLMDETIRIAKEYGNYASFCMLACGNEPAGRWVAWVSKFVDYWKEKDPRRVYTGASVGGSWQWQPKNQYHVKAGARGLDWASSMPESMSDYRAKIDTVSQPYVSHETGQWCAFPDFNEIKKYTGVNKAKNFEIFKDLLEDGKMGDLGHEFMMASGKLQALCYKNEIEKTLRTPNYAGFQLLALNDYSGQGTALVGLLNVFFEEKGYINAPEFRRFCSPTVPLARIEKFVYKNNETFQANIEVAHFGKTAIKNANTTYKITDEWGKVLAKGTLIIKDIPVGNCFSLGLVKFPLGSIEKAQKLNLEVAIEGTEAVNDWNFWVYPETVTLEKGSVYVTDSVDAKATEILKNGGNVLLTAARKISYGKDVQQYFTPVFWNTSWFKMRPPHTTGIFVNNYHPLFKNFPTDYYSNLQWWELLNRAQVIQFTDFPADFQPLVQSIDTWFISRKIGMLFEAKVLNGKLMMTSMDITSNLDKRIVARQMNKAILDYMNSDNFRPQTEVSLETIKDLYKKTAKKVDTYTKDSPDELKPKKGDKGL
- a CDS encoding DUF4450 domain-containing protein, which produces MSKLRKVFFVLLTLFAGIHAYAGGESKFSYVLSGTQTAPRILACKTPEFSFHFPQMAGNFKLGLIAGQKSLWSNELKSVKLKKEENKLIYTLEDNLLKDGKVIVRVAKLTDSDGFVMEVEGLNLPDGIDLFWSFGGCYAKVLPNKADSDLKPEYCKDNVFSVEGSAFTVYYDESLNLKVVQAVVPENSDIRLSDAHKQTSPLVFHESGKKTDAPALTGTSKLINGKLYFCFYLQNAKADYNSFMIPELFKKEFKL
- a CDS encoding glycoside hydrolase family 28 protein, yielding MKKSLLIYLFTILTTGCVAQNKTIPSINWTGEKVKHNLSWASDVGAKTFPAGKTFNVKDYQAINDGKTMCTKQIQDAIDACSLAGGGTVTFEPGNYLTGALFIKKGVNFCIGKGVTLLASTNINDYPEFKTRVAGIEMVWPSAVINVTDQKNAAISGEGTLDCQGKVFWDKYWEMRKEYEKEGLRWIVDYDCKRVRGILISNSSDITLQGIHIMRTGFWAVQVLYSSYCTINGVNVNNNIGGHGPSTDGLDIDSSKRILIENCDIDCNDDNICLKSGRDADGLRVNRPTEYIVVRNCTTRKGAGLITCGSETSGSIRNILAYNMKACGTSSALRIKSAMNRGGTVENIYMTDVKADSVGSVLAVDLNWNPSYSYSTLPEKYVGKEIPEHWKTMLTQVIPAEKGYPHFKNVYFWNVKAKSSKQFITAIGWNKKLRLENFYLNNIKADVGNAGKITFTNNFNLRNIRLKVADKSKIELKENINLKSNIQYE